A genomic segment from Clostridium pasteurianum BC1 encodes:
- a CDS encoding carboxypeptidase M32 has translation MAREFQEKLDGLKEYLKKLEYLTSSIALIQWDSIVNMPSKAVEYRSEILGYLSGESYKISTSKKIKQYIDFFSNSKNLDDITKGTIKKISKDYIRNNRIPKKEYKQYIVAGSISGAAWEEAKKKSDFKIFQPHLKKMVEYNQKFADYWGFKKNRYDALLDIYEPGITTEKLDKVFGNLRDAIVQLLNKIKESGNSPDIKFLKGNFPKDAQEEFAKKIMGKMGYDFKEAGRIDESTHPFTTNFGNKDVRITTHYYENDFRPALFSFIHEAGHAIYEQDIPDTLQGTLLAQGASMGIHESQSRFYENIIGKSKYFWDFFYSEALERFPQFKDISLEDFYRGINFVEPSLIRTEADELTYSLHIIIRYEIEKLLINGDISVEDLPNIWNEKYKEYLGVEPKNDAEGVLQDIHWSDGSFGYFPSYALGNLYGTQFLNKMKIDIPDIYEKISQGNLTIVHEWLNENIHKYGAIYKPTELIKRVTGEELSEKYFIEYLNKKFKKIYNIN, from the coding sequence ATGGCAAGAGAATTTCAAGAAAAATTAGATGGTCTAAAGGAATATTTGAAAAAGCTAGAATATTTAACAAGTTCAATAGCTTTGATACAATGGGATAGTATTGTTAATATGCCTAGTAAGGCAGTTGAATATAGAAGTGAAATATTAGGTTATCTTTCTGGAGAAAGTTATAAAATATCTACATCAAAAAAAATTAAACAATACATTGATTTTTTCAGTAATTCGAAGAACTTAGATGATATAACTAAAGGAACTATAAAGAAGATATCAAAGGATTATATAAGAAATAATAGAATACCTAAAAAAGAATACAAGCAATATATAGTTGCAGGATCTATTTCAGGAGCCGCTTGGGAAGAGGCTAAAAAGAAATCGGATTTTAAAATATTCCAGCCTCATCTGAAAAAAATGGTAGAGTATAATCAAAAATTTGCTGATTATTGGGGTTTTAAAAAAAATAGATATGATGCTCTTCTAGACATATATGAGCCAGGTATTACTACAGAAAAATTAGATAAAGTATTTGGCAATTTAAGAGATGCAATTGTACAATTATTAAATAAAATTAAAGAGTCAGGCAATAGCCCCGATATTAAATTCCTTAAAGGAAATTTTCCTAAAGATGCTCAAGAGGAATTTGCAAAAAAGATAATGGGTAAGATGGGATATGATTTCAAAGAAGCAGGTAGAATAGATGAATCCACACACCCATTTACTACTAATTTTGGTAATAAAGACGTTAGGATAACTACTCATTATTATGAAAATGATTTTAGGCCAGCACTATTTAGCTTTATACATGAAGCGGGTCATGCAATATACGAACAGGATATTCCAGATACTCTTCAGGGAACTCTCCTTGCGCAGGGGGCTTCCATGGGTATTCATGAATCGCAGTCAAGATTTTATGAAAATATTATAGGTAAGAGTAAGTATTTTTGGGACTTTTTCTATTCAGAAGCATTAGAACGGTTTCCACAATTTAAAGATATATCCTTAGAGGATTTTTATAGAGGAATTAATTTTGTAGAACCTTCATTGATTAGAACAGAAGCTGATGAGTTAACCTACAGCTTACATATAATAATAAGATATGAAATTGAAAAATTACTTATAAATGGTGATATTTCAGTAGAAGATCTGCCAAATATATGGAATGAAAAATATAAAGAATATCTAGGAGTAGAACCTAAAAATGATGCAGAAGGTGTATTACAAGACATACATTGGTCTGATGGTAGTTTTGGTTATTTCCCTAGTTATGCTTTGGGGAATCTTTATGGCACTCAATTTTTAAATAAGATGAAGATAGATATACCTGATATATATGAAAAAATATCTCAAGGTAATTTAACTATTGTCCATGAATGGCTAAATGAGAATATTCATAAATATGGAGCAATATATAAGCCAACAGAGCTAATTAAAAGAGTGACAGGAGAGGAACTTTCGGAGAAATATTTTATTGAATATTTAAATAAAAAATTTAAAAAAATATATAACATAAATTAG
- a CDS encoding DUF4230 domain-containing protein: protein MRIIVKKRTIILMLLCLAIGFAFAYRIYVTPKADSKPWTITKTADGSKKFITKDTLVTQIKQKQKLITTEVNLNQKMTIDNSWGSLSIFKKMQNIDFIGTGIYVLDLSNINSDNISINENSISMTLPKPSIETITLDEEKTVYETPERGPLRFGDIKLSPEEHEQLIGVVKDKMKSKMMQDQYYNTAIDNSEKSMKTLVQSLSNSNYNINISFQ, encoded by the coding sequence ATGAGGATAATTGTTAAAAAGAGGACAATTATACTAATGCTATTGTGCCTAGCTATAGGTTTTGCCTTTGCTTATAGAATTTATGTGACACCTAAAGCTGATTCTAAACCTTGGACAATCACTAAAACAGCAGATGGTTCTAAAAAATTTATTACAAAGGATACTTTAGTAACTCAGATTAAACAAAAGCAAAAACTTATAACTACTGAAGTAAATTTAAATCAAAAAATGACCATAGATAATAGTTGGGGAAGCCTTAGCATTTTTAAGAAAATGCAAAATATAGATTTTATAGGTACTGGTATTTATGTATTAGATCTTTCTAATATAAATTCTGATAATATTAGTATAAATGAAAACTCAATCTCTATGACTTTACCAAAACCTTCTATAGAAACGATCACTTTAGATGAAGAAAAAACAGTATATGAAACTCCTGAAAGAGGACCACTTAGATTTGGTGACATAAAACTATCTCCTGAGGAACATGAACAATTAATAGGCGTGGTAAAAGATAAGATGAAAAGTAAGATGATGCAAGATCAATATTATAATACGGCTATAGATAATTCTGAGAAATCAATGAAAACTTTAGTTCAATCTCTATCAAACAGTAACTATAACATAAACATCAGCTTTCAATAA